The Candidatus Binatia bacterium genome contains a region encoding:
- a CDS encoding glycosyltransferase family 39 protein — translation MPSAESGPARRWGRLLVVGAALAAGAIGQYWLSEVRQPQWAAGAWALAAALFVLAYVLGHDERALPSAAADRVSRRAEWLLFALVIGTGTFFTVFRLSQFPPGLNHDAAWEGLYALEILRGEPYTPYVSAAWGRETLTFYFRAASIWLLGPTALAVILPSVIAGVLVLPFFYWWARNMFGVRFALVATLLLGVSGWHLIFSRTGWRSDFQPLFMTIACCFFIRGMLTASPFDFGLSGIGLSLALNTYNGARPFPLLFVLWLLLVISQSWTLRGFLRRYAPGLLAMAVTFGITIAPLGWYALNNWEKFNARATALEDMTGVLSAVGQTLLLFNYRGNGDDFFTVTPGLEYPAAVFLVFGVLWGLARIRDERAQFLLLGLFVNALGGIVSKPNMNRNIGMMPFVYFFVALGVTYFAAQLQRLVPRVGRVAAVIFMVVVGGAAAQATFAQYLGANRREIWGYYPETTVLGNYMRTLAPDYGIWVGDTPFFPRDTMTYLMYGGGDPMERHYTWVDDVGMLLRMPIQAPPGKGMAFLIENAGKGPTVLAELRRRYPVHTAVELRSPPDGGRLFAKGILVPPDAAARGAQAPAADVPGVSAAVAGAPPGKLRQPRGLGVGAEGEVFVADFGNERIQVFGPDLKYVRGWGGHGQALGEFAQPGAVAVGPTGEVYVADTWNHRVQAFSANGKFVREWAPGMYGPRGIAVDSKGSVYVADTGNNRVMRFSPTGQQEATWGGKGDEPGQFVEPIGIFVDSAGTVYVADNGNGRLQWFTRDGRFLGQLAVDGWKSQAYSEPHVVVDDKGAIWVTVPSAGEVRAYERSGKLLKTLAGEALPGATFETPMGIGLDAGRKELVVADLADKVVRVPIGK, via the coding sequence ATGCCCAGCGCTGAGAGCGGACCTGCCCGGCGTTGGGGCCGGCTCCTGGTCGTGGGCGCGGCGCTGGCGGCGGGGGCGATCGGACAGTACTGGCTGAGCGAGGTCCGGCAACCGCAGTGGGCTGCCGGAGCCTGGGCCCTGGCGGCGGCGCTGTTCGTCCTCGCCTACGTCCTCGGCCATGACGAGCGCGCCCTCCCCTCGGCGGCGGCGGATCGCGTGTCGCGTCGCGCCGAGTGGCTGCTGTTCGCGCTCGTTATCGGAACCGGGACGTTCTTCACTGTCTTTCGGCTGTCGCAGTTTCCGCCGGGCCTCAACCACGATGCGGCGTGGGAAGGCTTGTACGCGCTAGAAATCCTGCGCGGCGAGCCTTACACGCCGTACGTCTCGGCGGCCTGGGGCCGCGAGACGTTGACCTTTTACTTCCGCGCCGCAAGCATATGGCTGCTCGGGCCGACGGCGCTGGCGGTCATCCTGCCGTCGGTGATCGCCGGCGTGCTGGTGCTGCCCTTCTTCTACTGGTGGGCGCGCAACATGTTCGGCGTGCGTTTCGCGCTCGTCGCCACGCTGCTCCTCGGGGTCTCCGGCTGGCACCTGATTTTCAGCCGCACCGGCTGGCGGTCGGATTTTCAGCCGCTGTTCATGACGATCGCGTGCTGTTTCTTCATCCGCGGCATGCTGACCGCGTCGCCGTTCGACTTCGGCCTGAGCGGTATTGGCCTTTCGTTGGCCCTCAATACGTACAACGGGGCGCGCCCTTTCCCGCTGCTGTTCGTCCTCTGGCTGCTCCTGGTGATCTCGCAGTCCTGGACTCTGCGGGGCTTCCTGCGGCGCTACGCGCCCGGCCTGCTGGCCATGGCCGTCACCTTCGGCATCACGATCGCCCCCCTGGGATGGTACGCCCTCAACAACTGGGAGAAGTTCAACGCCCGCGCCACTGCCCTCGAGGACATGACCGGTGTGCTCTCGGCGGTCGGGCAGACGCTGTTGCTGTTCAATTACCGCGGCAACGGCGACGATTTCTTCACGGTGACGCCGGGGCTCGAGTACCCGGCCGCTGTGTTTCTGGTCTTCGGCGTACTCTGGGGTCTGGCGCGCATCCGCGACGAGCGCGCCCAGTTTCTGCTCCTCGGTCTGTTCGTCAATGCGCTTGGCGGCATCGTGAGCAAGCCGAATATGAACCGCAACATCGGCATGATGCCGTTCGTCTACTTCTTCGTCGCGCTGGGGGTCACGTACTTCGCCGCGCAGCTCCAGCGCCTGGTGCCACGTGTGGGGCGGGTTGCCGCGGTGATCTTCATGGTGGTCGTCGGCGGCGCCGCCGCACAGGCAACCTTCGCGCAGTATCTCGGCGCGAACCGGCGAGAAATCTGGGGTTACTATCCGGAAACCACGGTACTCGGGAACTACATGCGGACACTGGCGCCCGACTACGGCATCTGGGTCGGCGACACGCCGTTCTTCCCGCGCGACACGATGACGTACCTGATGTACGGCGGCGGCGACCCGATGGAGCGGCACTACACGTGGGTGGACGACGTCGGGATGTTGTTGCGCATGCCGATCCAGGCCCCGCCGGGGAAGGGCATGGCGTTTCTGATCGAGAACGCGGGCAAGGGACCGACCGTGCTGGCGGAGTTGCGGCGGCGGTACCCGGTGCACACGGCAGTCGAACTGCGCAGCCCGCCGGACGGCGGCCGGTTATTCGCCAAAGGCATTCTGGTTCCGCCCGACGCCGCGGCAAGGGGGGCGCAGGCGCCGGCAGCCGATGTTCCCGGCGTCAGTGCCGCCGTGGCCGGGGCACCACCGGGCAAGCTGCGCCAGCCGCGCGGCCTCGGGGTCGGCGCCGAGGGCGAGGTATTCGTGGCGGATTTCGGTAACGAACGCATACAGGTGTTCGGTCCGGACCTGAAATACGTGCGCGGCTGGGGCGGTCACGGCCAGGCGCTCGGCGAGTTCGCGCAGCCCGGTGCGGTGGCGGTCGGGCCGACGGGGGAGGTATACGTTGCCGACACTTGGAACCACCGCGTCCAGGCCTTTTCGGCGAACGGCAAGTTCGTTCGCGAATGGGCGCCGGGGATGTACGGGCCGCGGGGGATTGCCGTCGACAGTAAGGGCAGCGTTTACGTCGCCGACACCGGCAACAACCGCGTCATGCGTTTTTCGCCGACGGGGCAGCAGGAGGCGACCTGGGGTGGCAAGGGCGACGAGCCGGGTCAGTTCGTCGAACCAATCGGCATCTTCGTCGACTCCGCCGGCACGGTCTACGTCGCCGACAACGGCAACGGGCGCTTGCAGTGGTTCACCCGCGACGGCCGCTTCCTCGGGCAACTGGCGGTGGACGGGTGGAAGAGTCAGGCATACTCGGAGCCGCACGTCGTGGTCGACGACAAGGGTGCCATCTGGGTCACGGTGCCGAGTGCCGGAGAGGTGCGCGCCTACGAGCGCAGCGGCAAGTTGCTGAAGACGCTCGCCGGGGAAGCCCTTCCCGGTGCGACCTTCGAAACCCCGATGGGTATCGGCCTCGATGCCGGGCGCAAAGAGCTCGTCGTCGCCGATCTCGCCGACAAGGTGGTACGCGTACCGATCGGGAAGTGA
- a CDS encoding DUF2298 domain-containing protein, translated as MTQTRSHWANPRWWLLAILVFAAAARLIDIAWDQGHFFHPDERAVAFAVQRLSFNPPKLDPDFFAYGSLPIYLAKVASSIAGLVDPQASSYDGVILNGRRLSAIFGVITVYLTFLLGRRLYDRTVGVLAAFLLAACVLHVQNSRFMTVDIPLTMFVLLALLQLVRVTDQGRLRQFVLAGVCIGLATATKFSAMPLFAALAVAAVYRCVAERAVLPIAARLGLAVLAAALAFAIAEPYALLRFDRFYHDIVEQSHMVRNAGVFPYTTQYMHTPKYVYELTQLVVWGMAPALGVVAVWASGARIVAAVRGRNPADWVLLAWVLPFFLVTGWFEVKFPRYLLPIYPVMIVWAAEWLVRKYRAGSLFGRLGIPVVVAGTLLAALAFMSTYTRPHTVVTASEWFYRHVPQGSRVLSQDWDEGFPLPRPGFNAGAYTVVPFGYYEKPDSSAKIQKLARELAAADYIVFQTKRLYGAVTRAPELYPLTTNYFYQLFAGDLGYEPIYESASRPSLFGIEIPDEIGDESLTVYDHPKVLIFRNAGRLEAAALADKILNGMPSKPLTRNDLLLARPAADAGGTAGVGLPTIQSSLAGLVLFVGLVELLGLTAYPILRVWLTGVGAFALSKVLGVVIFAYIAWLLVSLGAATFTSTTLGGVLLVVVSIGALLWRRHRAPMRRPEIIGTEALFWGVFVLFLIARAYNPEVYWGEKPMDFSFLNAITRTTTLPPPEPWFAGSPLYYSYFGYFVVASLGKTVNLHPALTFNLGIALVAALTAAAAFAAGAAAGGKWQTGALAAVFVALVGNLASVRELMARKVVNFDYFWATSRVIRDTINEFPAWSFLFADLHAHVMVMPITLSFLCLSIIWVQTRLRPPYEPGEAPARGTTAVLALLLALLLGTIIVTNAWSAPTYVLFFLFFVGAMWLTEGAHPGIFRFIFGGLREVVLPAAVVVAGAYALYYPFWANFVAPERNFGWERGTLARPGDFLTIFGIFLFVVVPFLYTLWLRSLRRPGDPPSPIRALWLIPAALVPAAALLVSTRAFLAALFLLALQILLARDTERRWRTPVAFAAFAFAVTAGCDLVFVWDRMNTIFKFYLEAWFMLSIASAVAAHAIWTNTLPVNGFVRHLWQVALVVLVGVGVFTTGSGTYAVINTNRVRTERPTLNGMAYLQIKAPDELAAFEWLNKHVQGIPVIMEAHGDSYQDFTRVSMNTGLPTVLGWGYHVFQRAHSWADINRRKADIELAYTSDNKDVVAAILQRYHVALLYVGPVERRTHAGGNLERFKEWNDLLTPVYENPGVTIFAVNGQFKGAMPVTTIETIPSVAGEEVRVPDAPGRVQQPRGLSVTPDGNVLVCDFGNNRIQLFGPDLNFLKTWGGPGELPGQFKEPGAVAVAQNGDIYVADTWNHRVQAFNREGKYLREWAAAFYGPRGIAVDRQGSVYVADTGNNRVVRFSPTGQKEAEWGGKGNAPGQFVEPTGIFVDSNGTVYVVDNGNGRLQLFTRDGRVASAFPVPGWESKVYSEPHVVVDDKGTIWVTVPGAKEVRAYDRAGNLLKTLKGTSIPGVNFETPMGIGYNPQRKELVIADLDHRVVRIPDAQR; from the coding sequence ATGACGCAGACTCGTTCGCACTGGGCCAACCCGCGGTGGTGGCTGTTGGCCATTCTGGTGTTCGCTGCCGCGGCGCGCCTGATCGACATCGCGTGGGATCAGGGGCACTTCTTCCACCCCGACGAACGCGCCGTGGCCTTCGCCGTCCAGCGCCTGTCGTTCAACCCGCCCAAGCTCGATCCCGATTTCTTCGCTTACGGTTCGCTGCCGATCTATCTCGCCAAGGTCGCCAGCAGCATCGCCGGGCTCGTCGACCCCCAGGCCAGCTCGTACGACGGTGTCATCCTCAACGGGCGCCGCCTGTCCGCCATCTTCGGCGTGATCACGGTCTACCTGACTTTCCTGCTGGGCCGGCGGCTTTACGATCGCACGGTCGGCGTGCTGGCGGCGTTTCTACTGGCCGCGTGTGTCCTGCACGTACAGAACTCACGTTTCATGACCGTGGACATTCCGCTGACGATGTTCGTTCTCCTGGCTCTGCTGCAACTCGTTCGGGTGACCGACCAGGGGCGGCTGCGCCAGTTCGTGCTCGCCGGGGTGTGTATCGGGCTGGCGACGGCCACCAAGTTCAGTGCGATGCCGCTGTTCGCTGCGCTGGCGGTGGCGGCCGTGTACCGTTGCGTCGCCGAGCGTGCCGTTCTCCCGATCGCCGCACGGCTCGGGCTGGCGGTGCTCGCGGCGGCGCTCGCCTTCGCGATCGCCGAGCCTTACGCTCTGCTGCGGTTCGACCGCTTCTACCACGACATCGTCGAGCAGAGTCACATGGTGCGGAACGCCGGTGTGTTCCCGTACACGACGCAGTACATGCACACGCCGAAATACGTCTACGAGTTGACGCAACTCGTCGTCTGGGGCATGGCGCCGGCCCTGGGGGTGGTGGCGGTCTGGGCCTCGGGAGCGCGCATCGTCGCCGCGGTGCGCGGTCGGAACCCGGCCGACTGGGTGCTCCTCGCCTGGGTACTGCCGTTCTTCCTTGTCACCGGTTGGTTCGAGGTGAAGTTCCCGCGCTACCTGCTGCCGATCTATCCGGTCATGATCGTCTGGGCCGCGGAGTGGCTGGTCCGCAAGTACCGGGCCGGTTCGCTCTTCGGACGGCTCGGTATCCCGGTGGTGGTCGCCGGCACGTTGCTCGCGGCGCTGGCGTTCATGTCCACCTACACCCGGCCGCACACCGTGGTGACGGCGTCGGAGTGGTTTTACCGCCACGTGCCGCAGGGCAGCAGGGTGCTGTCGCAGGACTGGGACGAGGGTTTTCCGCTGCCCCGGCCGGGTTTCAATGCGGGCGCGTATACGGTCGTTCCGTTCGGGTACTACGAGAAGCCGGACAGTTCGGCGAAGATCCAGAAGCTGGCGCGCGAGCTGGCTGCCGCCGACTACATCGTCTTTCAGACCAAGCGCCTGTACGGCGCCGTCACGCGCGCCCCGGAGCTTTACCCGCTGACGACGAACTATTTCTACCAGCTCTTCGCCGGCGATCTGGGCTACGAGCCGATCTACGAATCGGCGTCGCGTCCGTCGCTATTCGGCATCGAGATTCCCGACGAAATCGGCGACGAGTCGCTCACCGTTTACGACCATCCGAAGGTGCTGATCTTCCGCAACGCCGGCCGCCTCGAGGCCGCCGCGCTGGCGGATAAGATCCTGAACGGCATGCCGTCGAAGCCGCTTACCCGCAACGACCTCCTCCTCGCCCGCCCGGCGGCCGACGCGGGCGGCACGGCAGGCGTCGGGCTGCCGACCATCCAGTCGAGTCTGGCCGGGCTGGTGCTGTTCGTCGGGCTGGTCGAGTTGCTGGGGCTGACGGCCTACCCGATCTTGCGGGTCTGGCTCACCGGGGTCGGGGCATTTGCGCTCAGCAAGGTTCTCGGCGTCGTCATATTCGCGTACATCGCCTGGCTGCTGGTCAGCCTCGGCGCCGCGACGTTCACCTCGACCACGCTCGGGGGCGTGCTGCTCGTGGTCGTTTCGATCGGGGCTTTGCTGTGGCGGCGGCACCGGGCGCCGATGAGACGCCCCGAGATTATCGGCACCGAGGCGCTGTTCTGGGGCGTCTTCGTGCTGTTCCTGATCGCGCGCGCTTACAACCCGGAAGTCTACTGGGGCGAGAAACCGATGGACTTCTCGTTCCTCAACGCGATTACGCGGACTACGACGCTGCCGCCGCCCGAGCCGTGGTTCGCGGGATCGCCGCTCTACTATTCGTACTTCGGCTACTTCGTGGTTGCGTCGCTCGGCAAGACCGTCAACCTGCACCCGGCGCTGACCTTCAACCTGGGCATCGCGCTGGTCGCCGCGCTGACGGCGGCGGCGGCCTTCGCCGCCGGGGCGGCCGCGGGCGGCAAGTGGCAGACCGGGGCGCTGGCGGCGGTTTTCGTGGCGCTGGTCGGCAACCTCGCCAGCGTACGGGAGTTGATGGCGCGCAAGGTGGTCAACTTCGATTACTTCTGGGCAACCTCGCGGGTCATCCGGGACACCATCAACGAGTTCCCCGCGTGGAGTTTCCTGTTTGCCGACCTGCACGCGCACGTGATGGTGATGCCGATCACCCTCTCCTTCCTGTGTCTGTCGATCATCTGGGTACAGACCCGCTTACGCCCCCCGTACGAGCCGGGCGAAGCGCCGGCACGCGGCACCACCGCGGTGCTGGCGCTGCTGCTGGCGCTGCTCCTCGGCACCATCATCGTCACCAACGCGTGGAGTGCGCCAACCTACGTGCTGTTCTTCCTGTTCTTCGTGGGCGCGATGTGGCTGACCGAAGGCGCTCATCCGGGTATCTTCCGCTTCATCTTCGGCGGGCTGCGCGAGGTGGTGCTGCCGGCCGCCGTGGTGGTGGCCGGCGCCTACGCCCTTTACTACCCGTTCTGGGCGAACTTCGTGGCGCCCGAGCGCAACTTCGGCTGGGAACGCGGCACGCTCGCGCGCCCCGGGGACTTCCTGACCATCTTCGGCATCTTCCTGTTTGTCGTCGTGCCGTTCCTCTACACGCTCTGGCTGCGCAGCCTGAGACGGCCCGGCGACCCGCCGTCGCCGATCCGGGCATTGTGGTTGATCCCCGCGGCGCTCGTTCCGGCCGCCGCGTTGTTGGTTTCGACGCGCGCTTTTCTCGCCGCCCTGTTCCTGTTGGCGTTGCAGATTCTCCTCGCCCGCGACACCGAGCGCCGCTGGCGCACGCCGGTTGCCTTCGCCGCCTTCGCGTTTGCGGTCACGGCCGGTTGCGACCTGGTGTTCGTCTGGGACCGCATGAACACCATCTTCAAGTTCTACCTCGAAGCGTGGTTCATGCTGTCGATCGCCAGCGCGGTTGCCGCACACGCCATCTGGACGAACACCCTGCCGGTGAACGGGTTCGTCCGTCATCTCTGGCAGGTCGCCCTGGTCGTCCTCGTCGGCGTCGGCGTGTTCACCACCGGTAGCGGCACCTATGCGGTCATCAACACCAACCGGGTGCGAACCGAAAGGCCGACGCTGAACGGCATGGCCTACCTGCAGATCAAGGCACCCGACGAACTCGCCGCCTTCGAGTGGCTGAACAAACACGTCCAGGGCATCCCGGTCATCATGGAAGCGCACGGCGATTCGTACCAGGACTTCACCCGGGTTTCGATGAACACCGGCCTGCCCACGGTGCTGGGCTGGGGTTACCACGTCTTTCAACGGGCGCACTCCTGGGCGGACATCAACCGGCGCAAGGCGGACATCGAACTCGCCTACACGAGCGACAACAAGGACGTCGTGGCCGCCATCTTGCAGCGTTATCACGTCGCCCTGCTGTACGTCGGGCCGGTGGAACGTCGCACTCACGCCGGCGGTAACCTCGAACGTTTCAAGGAGTGGAACGATTTGCTGACCCCGGTATACGAAAACCCGGGCGTGACCATCTTCGCCGTCAACGGCCAGTTCAAGGGCGCCATGCCGGTGACGACCATCGAGACCATTCCGTCGGTCGCCGGCGAAGAAGTGCGCGTCCCCGACGCCCCCGGTCGCGTGCAACAACCGCGTGGCCTGTCGGTAACCCCGGACGGCAACGTCCTCGTCTGCGACTTCGGCAACAACCGCATCCAGCTCTTCGGTCCGGACCTGAACTTCTTGAAGACGTGGGGCGGGCCTGGCGAGTTGCCCGGTCAGTTCAAGGAGCCTGGCGCCGTCGCCGTGGCGCAAAACGGCGACATCTACGTCGCCGACACGTGGAACCACCGCGTCCAGGCGTTCAACCGCGAAGGCAAGTACCTGCGCGAGTGGGCTGCCGCGTTCTATGGGCCACGAGGGATCGCCGTCGACCGGCAGGGCAGCGTGTACGTCGCGGACACCGGGAACAACCGCGTGGTCCGCTTCTCGCCGACGGGACAGAAAGAGGCGGAGTGGGGCGGCAAGGGCAATGCCCCCGGCCAGTTCGTCGAGCCCACGGGGATCTTCGTGGACTCGAACGGGACGGTCTACGTGGTCGACAACGGCAACGGACGATTGCAGCTCTTCACGCGCGACGGACGCGTCGCCAGCGCGTTCCCCGTACCGGGCTGGGAGAGCAAGGTGTACTCGGAGCCGCACGTGGTCGTCGACGACAAGGGCACCATCTGGGTCACCGTGCCCGGCGCCAAGGAAGTACGCGCTTACGACCGTGCCGGCAATCTGCTCAAGACGTTGAAGGGGACGAGCATTCCCGGGGTCAACTTCGAGACGCCGATGGGCATCGGCTACAACCCGCAACGCAAGGAGTTGGTGATCGCCGATCTGGACCATCGGGTGGTGAGGATTCCCGATGCCCAGCGCTGA
- a CDS encoding Uma2 family endonuclease — protein sequence MRRYTSHMRTPAANRRAVDPTIYPEEDRVGEDLLQRWIVELLRPLLQWWLGQRGVRALVGADQFIYWRQHDPHARVAPDIYVLPGVDPRTRVRTWKIWVDRIAPSFALEVVSQDWEKDYAEVIQRYDELGVAEVLVFDPGYAEHPDGVRWQIFRRIGKRGLVRVEATSAFRVRSKVLGCWFCAVGEGRDTRIRIAEGPHGDHLVATPEEREEAERRAKEAERTAKEAALARVRELEAELDRLTRKRRR from the coding sequence GTGCGCCGGTACACTTCGCACATGCGTACGCCCGCGGCGAACCGCCGTGCAGTCGATCCGACGATCTATCCGGAGGAGGATCGCGTGGGGGAGGACCTCTTGCAGCGGTGGATCGTCGAGTTGCTGCGCCCCCTCTTGCAATGGTGGCTCGGTCAGCGCGGCGTTCGTGCCCTCGTCGGGGCCGATCAGTTCATCTACTGGCGCCAGCACGATCCGCACGCCCGTGTGGCGCCGGACATCTACGTACTTCCAGGCGTCGATCCTCGCACACGGGTGAGGACCTGGAAGATCTGGGTGGACCGCATCGCTCCCAGCTTCGCGCTCGAGGTGGTTTCCCAGGACTGGGAGAAGGATTACGCCGAGGTGATCCAGCGCTACGACGAACTGGGCGTAGCCGAGGTTCTGGTCTTCGATCCCGGGTACGCTGAGCATCCAGACGGTGTGCGCTGGCAGATATTTCGCCGCATCGGCAAGCGCGGTCTGGTGCGCGTCGAGGCGACCTCCGCCTTCCGGGTCAGGTCGAAGGTATTGGGATGCTGGTTTTGCGCTGTGGGGGAAGGGCGCGACACGCGGATACGCATTGCCGAGGGACCGCACGGCGACCACCTCGTCGCGACGCCGGAGGAGCGCGAAGAGGCGGAACGTAGGGCGAAGGAAGCGGAACGTACGGCGAAAGAAGCCGCCCTCGCGCGGGTACGCGAGCTGGAAGCCGAGCTGGACCGCCTGACTCGAAAGCGGCGCCGCTGA
- the thiE gene encoding thiamine phosphate synthase: MSFSFPSRLYPIVDTLGDPTRSYTALARAVLDAGVRFLQLRVKGEATGRYVEIARDVKELTDRFGAQLIVNDRADIARLIDAAGVHVGQDDLPPEAARVVVGPGKIVGFSTHNLDQVVRAGRDGTIDYVGFGPLYATGSKERPDPVVGLDGLRRARVAVDLPIVAIGGIGGATMAAVLDAGADAVAMIGEIVGAPDVTARVRELTAALAGSPA, encoded by the coding sequence ATGTCCTTCTCGTTCCCCTCCCGTCTCTATCCGATCGTCGACACCCTGGGTGATCCGACGCGGTCTTACACCGCGCTGGCGCGGGCGGTGCTCGATGCGGGTGTGCGGTTTCTGCAACTCCGCGTCAAGGGCGAGGCCACCGGGCGATATGTGGAGATCGCGCGGGACGTCAAAGAGCTGACCGACCGCTTCGGTGCGCAGTTGATCGTCAACGACCGTGCCGACATCGCGCGGTTGATCGATGCTGCCGGGGTACACGTCGGCCAGGACGATCTGCCGCCGGAGGCAGCCCGCGTTGTGGTCGGTCCCGGCAAGATCGTCGGCTTCTCGACCCACAACCTCGATCAAGTCGTTCGCGCCGGTCGGGACGGGACGATCGACTACGTGGGCTTCGGCCCGCTTTACGCGACCGGCAGCAAGGAGCGGCCCGATCCGGTCGTTGGTCTCGATGGTTTGCGCCGGGCGCGGGTGGCGGTCGACCTGCCGATCGTGGCCATCGGCGGCATCGGCGGCGCGACGATGGCTGCGGTGCTCGACGCCGGTGCCGACGCCGTGGCCATGATCGGCGAGATCGTCGGCGCTCCGGACGTTACCGCGCGGGTGCGCGAGTTGACCGCGGCACTGGCGGGCTCGCCAGCGTAG
- a CDS encoding sigma-54 dependent transcriptional regulator → MSALVGRILVADDEESIRWVLATALSREGHTVEQVDGGEAALSRLLADGFDVALVDVRMADLDGLTVLSRAQEAGVATPIVIITAQNTMANAIEAMKRGAYDYLTKPFDIEEVQLLVQRALDMRRQTRKLARLEQESRKRFELGVELVGKTPAMQAIFKTIGRVANTDATVLLQGESGTGKELIARALHSHSHRWGGPFVAVNCSAVPRDLLESELFGHERGAFTGATEQRPGVFEVACGGTLFLDEIGDMPLELQAKLLRVLQEKELTRLGGREVIKVDCRIVAATNHDLDRAVQQGRFREDLYFRLKVVPITVPPLRQRRDDIPELIAHFIQKINRDMGTRIDGITPDAQARLVEYNWPGNVRELENALVRAAVLAPGSTLMAHDLAIGAPATGSGGYDDLSLEDVIRLKLKEYFRQTREVEPTDLYELIMQRVERPLLELTLERTRGNQLKAAAILGINRNTLHKKITDLKIHPRRHSGEDE, encoded by the coding sequence ATGAGTGCGCTCGTCGGCAGGATCCTCGTCGCCGACGACGAGGAATCGATTCGCTGGGTGCTGGCAACGGCGCTGTCGCGCGAAGGCCACACGGTAGAACAGGTAGATGGCGGCGAGGCCGCTCTGTCGCGGCTGTTGGCCGACGGCTTCGACGTGGCACTGGTCGACGTCAGGATGGCGGACCTCGACGGGCTTACCGTCCTATCCCGCGCGCAGGAGGCCGGGGTCGCGACGCCGATCGTCATCATCACGGCGCAGAACACCATGGCCAACGCGATCGAGGCGATGAAACGCGGCGCCTACGACTACCTGACCAAGCCGTTCGACATCGAGGAGGTGCAGCTCCTCGTCCAACGCGCCCTCGATATGCGTCGTCAGACCCGCAAGCTCGCCCGTCTCGAACAGGAATCGCGCAAGCGCTTCGAACTCGGCGTGGAACTCGTCGGTAAGACGCCGGCGATGCAGGCGATCTTCAAGACGATTGGACGGGTGGCGAACACCGACGCAACCGTCTTGCTGCAGGGCGAGAGCGGCACCGGCAAGGAACTGATTGCCCGGGCGCTGCATTCGCATTCGCACCGCTGGGGCGGACCCTTCGTCGCGGTTAACTGCTCCGCGGTGCCGCGCGACCTGCTCGAAAGCGAGCTGTTCGGCCACGAACGCGGCGCGTTTACGGGCGCGACCGAACAGCGTCCGGGCGTATTCGAGGTGGCGTGCGGCGGCACGCTGTTTCTCGACGAAATCGGCGATATGCCGCTCGAACTGCAGGCCAAGCTGCTGCGGGTCTTGCAGGAGAAGGAACTCACGCGCCTCGGCGGCCGCGAGGTGATCAAGGTCGACTGCCGCATCGTGGCGGCGACCAACCACGACCTCGATCGGGCCGTGCAGCAGGGGCGTTTTCGCGAGGACCTCTACTTCAGACTGAAAGTCGTGCCCATTACGGTGCCGCCGTTGCGCCAGCGTCGGGACGACATACCGGAGCTGATCGCCCACTTCATTCAGAAGATCAATCGCGACATGGGTACGCGGATCGACGGCATTACCCCGGACGCGCAGGCGCGACTGGTGGAATACAACTGGCCGGGCAACGTGCGCGAGCTCGAGAACGCGCTGGTGCGCGCCGCCGTCCTCGCCCCGGGGTCGACGCTGATGGCGCACGATCTTGCCATCGGCGCGCCGGCGACGGGCTCCGGGGGCTACGACGACCTGTCGCTCGAAGACGTGATCCGCCTGAAGCTGAAGGAGTACTTCCGTCAAACGCGGGAAGTGGAACCTACGGACCTCTACGAGCTGATCATGCAGCGCGTCGAACGGCCGCTGCTCGAGCTGACCCTCGAGCGCACGCGCGGCAACCAGCTCAAGGCCGCCGCTATCCTCGGCATCAACCGCAACACGCTGCACAAGAAGATCACCGACCTGAAGATCCACCCGAGGCGGCACTCGGGCGAGGACGAATGA